A portion of the Ascaphus truei isolate aAscTru1 chromosome 14, aAscTru1.hap1, whole genome shotgun sequence genome contains these proteins:
- the LOC142466250 gene encoding uncharacterized protein LOC142466250 isoform X2, protein MLLLYIVAPEGHVSPETEQVSSPGSASSTHLEEHDEEDFDDDDDDDDAAAAAAIDTQIQASDHEEVPIETVLPPNRPAKTTYDAIVASEGKIVEAENRRHSDLMTVLERMIALQEETVSQLAHLHRVFIEVPKQLQKINTSFEALVVQQTQANYWRMTNVPQFNSSQAGSVHAGQFSPHASDIHSPGPNVTSQVADIAVQVPDDILPLPSVQIQQLTPTKEATKRKHKQLLLTSFWSKTTKDTHETDQPSLVQCLPTCSHVSVGTSPVREQSLPKSPVGESLPKSPVGESLPKSPVGESLATSPVGESLATSPVGEQSLPKSPVGESLPKSPVGESLATSPAREVPEATQSGSVVPKVGGKRKRKIQETTSRPVTRSQKEQKK, encoded by the exons atgttattgttatatatagttgcccctgaaggacatgtgtcacctgagactgaacaagtgtcttcacctgggtcagccagctcaacacacctagaag aacatgatgaagaggattttgatgatgatgatgatgatgatgatgccgccgccgccgccgccatagacacacaaatacaagcaagtgaccatgaagaggttccaattgaaactgttttaccgccaaatcgtccagcaaaaaccacatatgatgcaattgtagcttctgagggaaaaattgtggaagcagaaaatcgtcgccattctgacctgatgacagtgctggaaaggatgattgcactgcaggaagaaacagtttcacaattggcacatctccacagagtcttcattgaagtgcctaaacagttgcaaaaaatcaacacctcattcgaagcattagttgttcagcaaacacaagctaattactggagaatgactaatgtaccacaattcaacagctcacaggcaggatctgttcatgcaggtcagttttcaccacatgcttctgatattcattcaccaggcccaaatgttaccagtcaagtagcagacattgctgtgcaggttcctgacgacatcctaccgctgccatctgtacaaattcagcagctgacacctacaaaggaggccacaaaaagaaaacacaagcagttactactgaccagtttttggtcaaaaacaacaaaagacacacatgaaacagaccaaccatcacttgtgcagtgtctaccaacttgctcacatgtgtcagtgggcacaagccctgtccgtgaacagtcactacccaaaagccctgtaggtgagtcactgcccaaaagccctgtaggtgagtcgctgcccaaaagccctgtaggtgagtcactggccacaagccctgtaggtgagtcactggccacaagccctgtaggtgaacagtcactacccaaaagccctgtaggtgagtcactgcccaaaagccctgtag gtgagtcactggccacaagccctgcccgtgaagtgccagaggccactcaaagtggctctgttgtacctaaagttggtggcaaaagaaaaaggaaaattcaagagacaacaagcaggcctgttactcgctcgcaaaaagaacaaaaaaaataa
- the LOC142466250 gene encoding uncharacterized protein LOC142466250 isoform X1: MLLLYIVAPEGHVSPETEQVSSPGSASSTHLEEHDEEDFDDDDDDDDAAAAAAIDTQIQASDHEEVPIETVLPPNRPAKTTYDAIVASEGKIVEAENRRHSDLMTVLERMIALQEETVSQLAHLHRVFIEVPKQLQKINTSFEALVVQQTQANYWRMTNVPQFNSSQAGSVHAGQFSPHASDIHSPGPNVTSQVADIAVQVPDDILPLPSVQIQQLTPTKEATKRKHKQLLLTSFWSKTTKDTHETDQPSLVQCLPTCSHVSVGTSPVREQSLPKSPVGESLPKSPVGESLPKSPVGESLATSPVGESLATSPVGEQSLPKSPVGESLPKSPVGESLPKSPVGESLPKSPVGESLATSPAREVPEATQSGSVVPKVGGKRKRKIQETTSRPVTRSQKEQKK; this comes from the exons atgttattgttatatatagttgcccctgaaggacatgtgtcacctgagactgaacaagtgtcttcacctgggtcagccagctcaacacacctagaag aacatgatgaagaggattttgatgatgatgatgatgatgatgatgccgccgccgccgccgccatagacacacaaatacaagcaagtgaccatgaagaggttccaattgaaactgttttaccgccaaatcgtccagcaaaaaccacatatgatgcaattgtagcttctgagggaaaaattgtggaagcagaaaatcgtcgccattctgacctgatgacagtgctggaaaggatgattgcactgcaggaagaaacagtttcacaattggcacatctccacagagtcttcattgaagtgcctaaacagttgcaaaaaatcaacacctcattcgaagcattagttgttcagcaaacacaagctaattactggagaatgactaatgtaccacaattcaacagctcacaggcaggatctgttcatgcaggtcagttttcaccacatgcttctgatattcattcaccaggcccaaatgttaccagtcaagtagcagacattgctgtgcaggttcctgacgacatcctaccgctgccatctgtacaaattcagcagctgacacctacaaaggaggccacaaaaagaaaacacaagcagttactactgaccagtttttggtcaaaaacaacaaaagacacacatgaaacagaccaaccatcacttgtgcagtgtctaccaacttgctcacatgtgtcagtgggcacaagccctgtccgtgaacagtcactacccaaaagccctgtaggtgagtcactgcccaaaagccctgtaggtgagtcgctgcccaaaagccctgtaggtgagtcactggccacaagccctgtaggtgagtcactggccacaagccctgtaggtgaacagtcactacccaaaagccctgtaggtgagtcactgcccaaaagccctgtaggtgaatcgctgcccaaaagccctgtaggtgaatcactgcccaaaagccctgtaggtgagtcactggccacaagccctgcccgtgaagtgccagaggccactcaaagtggctctgttgtacctaaagttggtggcaaaagaaaaaggaaaattcaagagacaacaagcaggcctgttactcgctcgcaaaaagaacaaaaaaaataa